The nucleotide sequence GGACTCGCCCCGGTGCATCAGGTCGAAGCCCTTGTTGATGTCCTCCAGCGGCAGCGTGTGGGTGATGAGGTCGTCGACGTTGATCTTCCCCTCCATGTACCAGTCGACGATCTTCGGCACGTCCGTGCGGCCGCGCGCGCCGCCGAAGGCGCTGCCCTTCCACACGCGCCCGGTGACGAGCTGGAAGGGGCGCGTCTTGATCTCCTGCCCCGCGCCGGCCACGCCGATGATGATGCTCTCCCCCCAGCCCCGGTGGCAGCACTCCAGCGCCTGCCGCATCGTGTTCACGTTGCCGATGCACTCGAAGCTGTAGTCCGCGCCGCCGCCCGTGAGGTTGACGAGGTACGGCACCAGGTCGCCCTCCACCTCCTTGGGGTTGACGAAGTGGGTGAGGCCGAACTTCTCCGCCATGGCCTTGCGCGCCGGGTTGATGTCCACGCCGACAATCTGGTCCGCGCCCACCATGCGCGCCGCCTGCACGACGTTGAGCCCGATGCCGCCCAGGCCGAACACCACCACCTTGCTGCCCGCCTCCACCTTCGCGGTGTACACGACGGCGCCGATGCCCGTCGTCACGCCGCAGCCGATGTAGCAGACCTTGTCGAACGGGGCGTCCTCGCGAATCTTCGCCACGGCAATCTCCGGCAGCACCGTGTACTGCGCGAAGGTGGACGTGCCCATGTAGTGGTGCACCGGCTCGCGGCCCAGTCGGAAGCGGCTGGTGCCGTCCGGCATCAGCCCGCGGCCCTGCGTGGCGCGGATGGCCGTGCACAGGTTCGTCTTGCGCGACAGGCACGACTTGCACTGGCGGCACTCGGGCGTGTACAGCGGGATG is from Pyxidicoccus xibeiensis and encodes:
- a CDS encoding S-(hydroxymethyl)glutathione dehydrogenase/class III alcohol dehydrogenase — its product is MDIRAAVALAAGKPLSIETVHLEGPKAGEVLVELKATGICHTDEFTLSGNDPEGLFPAILGHEGAGVVVDVGAGVTSVKKGDHVIPLYTPECRQCKSCLSRKTNLCTAIRATQGRGLMPDGTSRFRLGREPVHHYMGTSTFAQYTVLPEIAVAKIREDAPFDKVCYIGCGVTTGIGAVVYTAKVEAGSKVVVFGLGGIGLNVVQAARMVGADQIVGVDINPARKAMAEKFGLTHFVNPKEVEGDLVPYLVNLTGGGADYSFECIGNVNTMRQALECCHRGWGESIIIGVAGAGQEIKTRPFQLVTGRVWKGSAFGGARGRTDVPKIVDWYMEGKINVDDLITHTLPLEDINKGFDLMHRGESIRSVVKYS